The genomic region tatatcctgtattatactccagagctgcactcactattctgctggtggagtcactgtgtacatacattacattacttatcctgtactgatcctgagttatatcctgtattatactccagagctgcagtcactattctgctggtggagtcactgtgtacatacattacattacttatcctgtactgatcctgagttacaacctgtattatactccagagctgcactcactattctgctggtggagtcactgtgtacatacattacattacttatcctgtactgatcctgagttacatcctgtattataccccagagctgcactcactattctgctggtggagtcactgtgtacatacattacattacttatcctgtactgatcctgagttacaacctgtattatactccagagctgcactcactattctgctggtggagtcactgtgtacatacattacattacttatcctgtgctgatcctgagttacatcctgtattatactccagagctgcactcactattctgctggtggagtcactgtgtacatacattacttatcctgcactgatcctgagttacatcctgtattatactccaccagcagaatagtgagtgcagctctggagtcactgtgtacattacattacttatcctgtactgatcctgagttatatcctgtattatactccagagctgcactcactattctgctggtgagtcactgtgtacatacattacttatcctgtactgatcctgagttatatcctgtattatactccagagctgcagtcactattctgctggtggagtcactgtgtacatacattacattacttatcctgtactgatcctgagttacaacctgtattatactccagagctgcactcactattctgctggtggagtcactgtgtacatacattacattacttatcctgtactgatcctgagttacatcctgtattatactccagagctgcactcactattctgctggtggagtcactgtgtacatacattacattacttatcctgtactgatcctgagttacatcctgtattataccccagagctgcactcactattctactggtggagtcactgtgtacatacattacatttcctgtactgatccggagttatatcctgtattatactccagagctgcactcactattctgctggaggagtcactgtatacatacattacattacttatcctgtgctgatcctgagttacatcctgtattatactccagagctgcactcactattctgctggtggagtcactgtgtacatacattacttatcctgcactgatcctgagttacatcctgtattatactccaccagcagaatagtgagtgcagctctggagtcactgtgtacatacattattatcctgtactgattctgtattatactccagagctgcactcactattctgctggtggagtacactgtgtatatacattacttaccctgtacagatcctgagttatatccagtactataccccagagctgcactcactattctgctggtggagtcactgtgtacatacattacattacttatcctgtactgatcctgagttatatcctgtattataccccagagctgcactcactattctgctggtggagtcactgtgtacatacattacttctcctgtactgatcctgagttacatcctgtattatactccagagctgcactcactattctgctggtggagtcactgtgtacatacattacattactgatcctgtactgatcctgagttacatcctgtattatactccagagctgcactcactattctgctggtggagtcactgtgtacatacattacattacttatcctgtactgatccggagttacatcctgtattatactccagagctgcactcactattcttctggttgTTACTAGATGTCTGAATTACCATTTCCAGTAACTACAGTGCTTGGTGTGAATGGGACACTGCAAATCAGAACAAGCTCCACGCAGACACTGAAATAAAAATCGGGAATGttaggagatttcagctctgaagtataaggcGGAGTTCACAGCTTTTGTTTTTCCCGGGCAGAATAGTTCTTTTCcagcaaaacaatggaacccacgTAAGTCAAGGGTGTGCCAATGTGCAGCAGCCGGACAGGGgcctatggacatgtttaatgTAAAGGTTGGGAGCAGAGTGGTAACAAGGCCTTAGTGACACATTGTTACGCACAGGTCAGCTCTGCAGTATGCGGTGACTGTCACATACTTCCACACATTACACACTAACAAAGCAGCAGCTCAGGGGTTAACTTGACTCGCTCATCATCTGGTTAACACCGGGGAGTTACGGAATTAGCGCCACGCGGTCCCGGCGTCATCATGGAAACCACATGGGATGACAGCGCAGGGTGGGGGCacctactacaccacacagtacagttccattacttccctgtaatacctcagtacagtcccatcacttccctgtaatacctcagtacagttccattacttccctgtaatacctcagtacagtcccattacatccctgtaatacctcagtacagtcccattacttccctgtaatacctcagtacagtcccattacttccctgtaatacctcagtacagtcccattacatccctgtaatacctcagtacagtcccattacttccctgtaatacctcagtacagtcccattacttccctgtaatacctcagtacagtcccattacttccctgtaatacctcagtacagtcccattacttccctgtaatacctcagtacagtcccattacttctcttccctgtaatacctcagtacagtcccattacttccctgtaatacctcagtacagtTCCATTACTTCCCGGTAATACCTCAGTACAGTCCCTTTAGGAGGATATTTGGGGGTTCGGGCGGCGCTCACCCAGCAGATGCTTCATCACGGCCTGGTTGTGCTCCCACAGCTCGTTGAAGGTGCCCCAGCGGGAGTGACCATCAGGGACCGGATTGGCCTTGATCCATCCCCCGCAGGAATAGCTGTAGAAGTCCTGGCAGGGGTCCACGGAGCGGTCCAGGGAGCGCAGGATGGCGCTGGTCACCGAGATGCAGGACTCCGACAGACAGGTGCGATCATCTGCAGCACAGACAAGACATCAGAGGTGACGCCAcagtcagcccccccccaccagtCACCCCCTTATAGTCCGGGGGTCTCCCCTGCCATCCCCGCTGCTAGAAAAGGAGTGGTCCGTTACggcttgtgggggaggggattgttACAGTAATGGCCGCCACGAAGAGCGCAGGTTTCGGTTATTACATGTTACCAGACGCCATCACTGCGCCGCACCCCTCCCCCTTCTCTATAGGAAGCCGTCCAGTGCAGCGGGGGTGAGCACGTTACTGGCTGCTGTGGCCCCTGTGCTAGGAACGGGCGAGGGCCCCGACCTGCTCCATGTAAACTGACACCAGGGATTGTGGGAATTCTCTTTAAAGGGCCGGTGTCCAGTCTCTTGTATCTAAAGAGTCAGCGCTGTATACTGGAGAGTCCTGCAAATTTCTAATCAAGTGTCAATTCCtcaccaagatctctgcttgctgtcagaaaGTGTGAACAGTCTTTATATCTAGAGGTTAAAAATCCATCCTGACCTAatgtctcacagctgagggtttgttacaatgttttgGGTCAGGAtggattttcagcctctggataaaACACAGAATGTtagcatttactgacagcaaacgGAGATCTTGAAAAGCGGAACAGAATCAGAGTATTAGAAAGCGGCAGAACATTTCGCTTCACGTTGATGAcgcttcttacatgggactgacgAGCGCCATAAACACAACTCTGTGGTCATTTGTCGCTATGGTAACACGTTCACTTACTGTTCCGGTACTGGATCACCAGGGAGAGCAGGCACGCCAGCAGTCCGACCGCGAGGACCGCGACCAGCACCAGCATCCGCTTCTCTACGTGCGTCCGGTCCGTCCAGCAGCTGCTGCGGTGTCGTCCTCCTCGCAGACTCACCTGTGGACGACAAGAGGTTAACAGGACGTGCGGCGCCGAGAACAGCGACCAAAGAAGAGGCCGCCAAATTACAGGAACCGAAAACACCAGATATTAACCACCTCTCTGTCGGGCGTTCTCTttatgggaccccccccccccctcccccgtgcACAGAACTTCCCCTTACTTGGATAACGGATAAGGACGACCTGGAGACGATCCAGACAAGAGGCGCTCAGTGCCCCGGAAAAGAGAACCTCCAGagacatgtgactgatatcagccgctcctcttataacactccagcactattatatcctccagagacattacatcatatgtgactgatatcagccgctcctcttatatcactccagtactattatatcctccagagacattacatcata from Rhinoderma darwinii isolate aRhiDar2 unplaced genomic scaffold, aRhiDar2.hap1 Scaffold_3923, whole genome shotgun sequence harbors:
- the LOC142708461 gene encoding endothelin-converting enzyme 1-like; translated protein: MSSYKRATLDEEDLVDSIHEGEVYPSGAQVSLRGGRHRSSCWTDRTHVEKRMLVLVAVLAVGLLACLLSLVIQYRNNDRTCLSESCISVTSAILRSLDRSVDPCQDFYSYSCGGWIKANPVPDGHSRWGTFNELWEHNQAVMKHLLENSTMNYSSVAEHKAQRYYQACLNEQIVRNRRIFVDVSYNGGVDVAELSVGGWAGSESRRPCSFFGDHKH